Proteins encoded within one genomic window of Alteribacter populi:
- the ald gene encoding alanine dehydrogenase, protein MIIGIPKEIKNNENRVAITPSGVTAFVNNGHQVWVERDAGIGSGITNEEFIESGGKIVETATEAWSAEMVMKVKEPQPEEYQYFREGIILFTYLHLAAEPVLTQQLIEKKVTTIAYETIQLENGSLPLLIPMSEVAGRMSVQIGAQYLEKSKGGKGVLLGGVPGVKPANVVIIGGGIVGTNAAKMAIGLGGNVTILDVSNARLRQLDDQFTGRIKTVMSNSYNIAEEVKKADLLIGAVLIPGARAPRLVTEDMVQQMEQGSVVVDVAIDQGGSIETIDRITTHDKPTYLKHGVLHYAVANIPGAVSRTSTYALTNVTSQYAVSLANKGFKQAVTKSSALAKGVSTLNGCVTYRAVAEAHQLNYTSLESVLNNGPVMVSK, encoded by the coding sequence ATGATTATCGGAATTCCTAAAGAAATTAAAAATAATGAAAACAGAGTGGCCATAACTCCCTCAGGTGTAACAGCTTTTGTGAACAACGGTCACCAAGTGTGGGTTGAACGCGACGCAGGAATTGGAAGCGGGATTACTAATGAAGAATTTATTGAATCTGGAGGGAAAATCGTCGAAACAGCAACAGAGGCTTGGTCAGCTGAAATGGTAATGAAGGTAAAAGAGCCACAGCCAGAGGAATACCAATATTTTCGGGAAGGGATCATTTTATTTACGTATCTTCACTTAGCTGCAGAACCAGTATTAACGCAACAGTTGATTGAGAAAAAAGTGACTACTATTGCGTATGAAACGATTCAACTCGAAAATGGTTCCCTTCCTTTGTTAATACCAATGAGCGAAGTAGCGGGAAGAATGTCGGTTCAAATAGGAGCCCAATATTTAGAGAAATCAAAAGGTGGAAAAGGAGTTCTCCTTGGTGGCGTTCCAGGGGTAAAACCAGCAAATGTCGTGATTATAGGCGGAGGAATTGTTGGAACCAATGCTGCAAAAATGGCAATAGGGCTAGGGGGAAATGTAACCATTTTAGATGTTAGTAATGCTCGATTACGCCAATTAGATGATCAGTTTACAGGAAGAATTAAAACCGTTATGTCAAACAGCTATAACATTGCTGAAGAAGTAAAAAAAGCTGATTTATTAATTGGTGCTGTCCTTATTCCAGGTGCACGTGCTCCACGTTTAGTCACAGAGGACATGGTTCAGCAAATGGAACAAGGCTCAGTTGTAGTAGATGTAGCTATTGACCAAGGGGGATCTATTGAAACTATTGATCGGATAACAACTCATGATAAGCCGACGTATTTGAAACACGGTGTATTGCACTATGCAGTAGCCAACATACCTGGCGCAGTTTCTCGTACGTCAACTTATGCACTAACAAACGTTACTAGTCAATATGCAGTCTCACTTGCTAATAAGGGATTTAAGCAAGCGGTCACAAAAAGCTCAGCGTTAGCTAAAGGAGTGAGCACATTAAATGGATGTGTCACCTATCGAGCCGTTGCAGAAGCGCATCAATTGAACTATACATCACTTGAATCGGTTTTAAATAATGGTCCGGTTATGGTTTCAAAATAA
- a CDS encoding aminotransferase yields the protein MKVGVEKDVLVQQDKDHLWHAMSRHSENSSPLIAVSGEGSWFTDIDENKYFDGVSGLWCLNLGHGRKEIVEAASKQMMDLTYSPLTLSHTPAIKLSSKISELLGGAYTTFFSNSGSEANETAFKIARQYHNQNGNPGKYKFISRYRAYHGSTLGALSATAQANRRVKYDPTMPGFLHVPPPYSYRNTFGDDPSKGDLIAADLIDQMIAWEGAETVAGVIMEPIISGGGVIIPSKEYLKRVANICKKHDVLLIIDEVVSGFGRTGEMFGFMHSEGVQPDIVTMAKGLTSGYLPLGATAVSSKIYSKFKEPGKDNHFRHVSTYGGHPASCAVALKNIDIIERENIVDRVEQLGEAILGELRELIEHDHVGEVRGVGFLYGIELVEDKGLKTPASEEYMGKVIAECKSRGLIIGRNGDTVPGYNNVLIIAPPLSSTEEDLRSVVHTIKTVLYELR from the coding sequence ATGAAAGTTGGAGTAGAGAAAGATGTGTTAGTTCAACAGGATAAAGACCACTTGTGGCATGCAATGTCTCGTCATTCAGAAAATTCAAGCCCTTTGATTGCAGTATCAGGAGAGGGTTCATGGTTTACTGACATTGATGAGAATAAATATTTTGATGGTGTTTCTGGATTATGGTGTTTAAATTTAGGCCATGGTAGAAAAGAAATTGTTGAGGCTGCTTCTAAACAAATGATGGATCTAACATACTCTCCATTAACGTTAAGCCATACCCCTGCTATTAAACTATCATCTAAAATTAGTGAGTTACTCGGAGGGGCGTATACGACATTCTTTTCAAATAGCGGTTCGGAAGCAAATGAAACGGCATTTAAAATCGCGCGTCAGTATCACAACCAAAATGGGAATCCAGGAAAATATAAATTTATTTCACGATATCGTGCGTATCACGGTTCTACATTAGGTGCTTTAAGTGCGACAGCACAAGCGAATCGTAGAGTGAAGTACGATCCTACTATGCCGGGGTTCCTTCATGTCCCGCCACCATACAGTTACCGAAATACTTTTGGTGACGATCCATCTAAGGGTGATCTTATTGCTGCTGACCTGATCGATCAGATGATCGCATGGGAAGGAGCTGAAACCGTTGCGGGAGTTATTATGGAGCCGATTATCTCTGGTGGTGGTGTCATCATTCCTTCAAAAGAGTATTTAAAGCGCGTCGCAAATATTTGTAAAAAACATGATGTATTATTGATCATTGATGAAGTTGTTTCTGGGTTTGGACGTACAGGAGAGATGTTTGGCTTTATGCATTCCGAGGGAGTTCAACCGGATATTGTCACGATGGCCAAAGGGTTAACAAGCGGTTACTTACCTTTAGGTGCAACGGCAGTTAGTTCAAAGATTTATTCGAAATTTAAAGAGCCAGGTAAGGATAATCACTTTAGACATGTGTCTACTTACGGAGGACACCCGGCATCATGCGCGGTCGCATTAAAAAATATTGACATCATCGAAAGAGAAAATATTGTTGACCGAGTGGAACAACTTGGAGAAGCAATATTGGGAGAGTTAAGAGAGTTGATTGAGCATGATCATGTCGGCGAGGTAAGGGGAGTAGGGTTTCTATATGGGATTGAACTGGTAGAGGATAAAGGATTAAAGACACCTGCATCTGAGGAATATATGGGAAAAGTTATTGCGGAGTGTAAAAGTAGAGGGTTAATTATTGGTCGCAATGGGGATACGGTTCCTGGATATAACAATGTACTGATCATTGCACCGCCTTTATCTTCAACTGAGGAAGATTTAAGATCAGTTGTTCATACTATTAAGACGGTACTTTATGAATTAAGGTAG
- a CDS encoding APC family permease — protein sequence MEERTQLKKVLKPHWVWAIALGSAVGWGCFILPVVWMDQAGPLGAILGLVIGALLMIVIAVSFGFLINNFPVSGGGFAYAYLGFGRNHAYICGWFLTLGYICIVALNASALALLGKFLIPDLVEVGYVYSISGWEVYAGEIVIASLALIAFAFFNIRGTEISGRIQFIFCATLVLGIVTLTASMLLHSSSTLSNIEPLFNPQIPVWTAVISIVAIAPWAYVGFDNIPQAAEEFDFSPKKAFMLIVLSIIVASLLYSLMIIATAVAMPWQLLVGEQPIWGTGDAVSNVLGITGVLLLALSLCMGIFTGLNGFYVSSSRLLFAMGRAKVLPHIFTKLHPRHETPYIGILFTCLCCLIAPWFGREVLLWVVDMTATGVTIAYFYTCIVAFKLFKWSEKDSVNSGELSKLDGAVSPFKKSLSLLGALCGLTFLSLLLIPGSPAFLGTPSLIALIVWVLLGTIFYLYNGKRYRQVSKKELDYFILGDADPKRKKSINI from the coding sequence ATGGAAGAGAGGACACAGCTAAAAAAAGTCCTAAAACCACATTGGGTATGGGCAATAGCTTTAGGGTCGGCTGTCGGTTGGGGATGCTTTATACTCCCGGTAGTATGGATGGATCAGGCAGGTCCATTAGGGGCAATACTTGGACTAGTTATAGGGGCATTATTAATGATTGTAATCGCTGTCAGCTTTGGTTTTTTGATCAATAACTTTCCGGTATCTGGAGGAGGATTTGCCTATGCATACTTAGGTTTTGGTCGCAATCATGCTTATATTTGCGGATGGTTTTTAACACTTGGATACATTTGTATCGTTGCTTTAAATGCTTCTGCACTCGCTTTATTAGGCAAATTTTTGATTCCAGATCTTGTAGAAGTAGGCTATGTTTATAGCATTAGCGGATGGGAAGTCTATGCTGGAGAAATTGTGATTGCAAGCTTGGCATTGATTGCTTTTGCATTTTTCAATATTCGCGGAACAGAAATCTCGGGAAGAATACAATTTATTTTTTGCGCTACCTTAGTTTTAGGAATTGTTACCCTCACAGCAAGTATGTTACTTCACTCTTCCTCAACTCTAAGTAATATTGAACCATTATTTAATCCACAAATACCAGTTTGGACTGCGGTTATTTCAATTGTAGCCATTGCACCTTGGGCTTATGTCGGTTTTGATAATATTCCCCAGGCGGCCGAAGAATTCGATTTTTCACCGAAAAAAGCGTTTATGTTAATCGTTTTATCGATCATTGTTGCATCCCTTTTGTATTCATTAATGATTATTGCAACAGCGGTTGCGATGCCTTGGCAATTGTTAGTTGGAGAACAGCCTATATGGGGAACAGGTGATGCTGTATCAAATGTTCTCGGTATCACTGGCGTCCTTTTGTTAGCACTTTCTCTATGTATGGGAATATTTACAGGATTAAATGGATTTTATGTTTCTTCAAGCCGTCTATTATTTGCGATGGGTCGTGCCAAAGTTTTGCCTCACATTTTTACAAAGCTTCATCCAAGGCACGAGACGCCATATATAGGAATTCTTTTCACCTGTTTGTGCTGTCTTATTGCACCATGGTTCGGTCGAGAGGTCCTTTTATGGGTTGTTGATATGACCGCAACGGGTGTAACCATTGCTTATTTTTATACTTGTATTGTTGCATTTAAACTCTTTAAATGGTCGGAAAAAGATTCTGTTAATAGTGGAGAACTCAGTAAATTAGATGGTGCTGTGTCCCCTTTTAAAAAGAGCTTATCTTTACTAGGCGCTTTATGTGGCCTTACATTTTTGAGCTTATTACTCATACCAGGATCTCCAGCTTTCTTAGGTACCCCTTCATTGATCGCCTTAATTGTTTGGGTTCTTCTAGGTACCATTTTTTATCTATATAACGGAAAAAGGTATAGACAGGTTTCTAAGAAAGAACTTGACTACTTCATTCTTGGCGACGCTGATCCTAAAAGAAAAAAATCAATTAATATTTAA
- a CDS encoding YeiH family protein: MGSSSAEQVKELEHPINKEKSKSKQSAFRVLPGVALCFSIMLIGVFLAEWLGQAINQLRGLPSTNHSPISSIFVAVILGLLVRNVLGLQEIFRDGVTFSIKFILKFGIILLGIRLSFMDVVMLGAWSIPIILACIVSGLLITLWITHKMKQSHRLGTLVAGGTGICGITAIVAISPGIKANDEEVAYAVANITFFGLTAMFAYPYLAFYLFQDDPIRAGLFLGTALHDTAQVAGAALIYNQLFDIPQVVDIATITKLTRNVFIVAVVPLLSYFYLRNVMGRASEKETSHKKWYKLIPLFVLGFLFLSIVRSIGDVGVSNNGLAFGVLHPEKWKSTWTNLSTVGSQYMLGIAMAGVGLSTSLGVFKGLGMKPFYIGMVAALAVSLVSLIMVYLLGGLITL; the protein is encoded by the coding sequence GTGGGCTCTTCAAGTGCCGAGCAAGTAAAGGAACTAGAACATCCAATAAATAAGGAGAAAAGTAAAAGTAAACAAAGTGCGTTTCGAGTTTTACCAGGAGTGGCCCTATGCTTTTCTATCATGTTGATTGGCGTTTTTTTAGCGGAATGGTTAGGTCAAGCGATAAATCAATTACGAGGACTACCAAGTACGAATCATAGTCCAATTTCTAGTATCTTTGTTGCGGTAATTTTAGGTTTACTCGTTCGCAATGTTTTAGGACTGCAAGAAATATTTAGAGATGGCGTTACGTTTTCAATCAAGTTCATCCTGAAGTTTGGAATTATTTTACTTGGCATTCGTTTAAGCTTTATGGACGTTGTGATGTTAGGAGCTTGGAGCATACCGATTATACTTGCTTGTATTGTTTCTGGACTCCTCATAACTTTATGGATAACCCATAAGATGAAGCAATCCCACAGATTAGGGACGCTTGTAGCGGGTGGAACAGGGATATGTGGGATTACAGCCATTGTAGCTATTTCCCCTGGAATAAAAGCGAATGACGAAGAAGTAGCTTACGCTGTAGCGAATATTACTTTTTTTGGATTAACAGCAATGTTTGCCTATCCGTATCTAGCTTTTTACTTATTTCAAGATGACCCAATAAGAGCAGGACTATTTCTAGGGACAGCACTCCATGATACAGCGCAAGTAGCAGGTGCGGCTTTGATTTATAACCAACTGTTTGACATACCTCAAGTCGTTGATATCGCAACGATTACAAAGCTTACTAGAAATGTTTTCATCGTGGCTGTCGTTCCCCTTTTATCTTATTTTTACTTAAGAAATGTAATGGGGAGAGCTAGCGAAAAAGAAACCTCCCATAAAAAGTGGTACAAATTAATTCCTTTATTTGTGTTAGGCTTTTTATTTTTGTCCATCGTTCGATCGATTGGTGATGTAGGAGTTTCAAACAATGGCTTAGCTTTTGGCGTATTACATCCTGAGAAGTGGAAGTCAACTTGGACAAATCTCAGTACGGTAGGTTCTCAATACATGCTAGGCATTGCAATGGCGGGAGTAGGGCTCTCCACTAGCCTTGGTGTTTTTAAAGGGTTGGGAATGAAGCCCTTTTATATTGGAATGGTTGCCGCATTAGCTGTTAGTCTCGTTAGCCTTATCATGGTTTATTTATTAGGTGGTTTGATTACATTATAG
- the xsc gene encoding sulfoacetaldehyde acetyltransferase, which yields MAKLANEVKVNVKVKMTTSEAIVETLLAEGIDHIYGILGSAFMDMLDLLPTAGIQFIPVRHEQSAAHMADGYTRVTGKAGVVIGQNGPGMTNMVTSVAAANMAHTPMVVISPSAGTPTIGWDGFQECDQVSVFESITKETVRVPHPSRVADCLRTAFRIAYAERGPVLFDIPRDYFFGEIEEQILQPHQYRVDKRGYGDSDSIDDAVQLLANAENPVIISGRGAVDADGIDQVREIAEYLTAPVAVSYMHNDAFPCDHPLAVGPMGYMGSKAAMNTLKEADVLLAIGTRLSVFGTLPCYDIDYFPKNAKIIQVDINHRNIARTHPIEVGIIGDAKEATTEMTKRLKEKKREMSTNHDRLARVAEEKQKWQEELEALAMVDGEPMNPRRALLEISRLVPENAIVTSDIGNTSSTSNSYLKFTQPRKHIAALTFGNCGFAYPAAMGAKRGAPDCPVVSIAGDGAWGMSLHEVSTAVEQNLPVIACVINNGAWCAEKKNQVDFYNNRFVGADIEGPNFAEVAQSMGARGIRVDNPEDLKSAFEEALKSGKPTVLDIQVDGTQLAPPFRKDALKMPVRLLPKYAHLDHKNW from the coding sequence ATGGCTAAACTTGCAAACGAAGTAAAGGTTAATGTAAAAGTAAAAATGACCACAAGTGAAGCGATTGTTGAAACGTTGTTAGCAGAAGGAATTGATCATATCTACGGGATATTAGGCTCTGCATTTATGGATATGCTTGATTTACTTCCGACTGCAGGTATCCAATTTATACCTGTCCGTCACGAACAAAGTGCAGCTCATATGGCTGATGGGTATACACGTGTGACAGGTAAGGCTGGTGTTGTCATTGGACAAAATGGACCTGGAATGACAAATATGGTGACTTCAGTAGCAGCTGCTAATATGGCTCATACACCAATGGTGGTTATTTCACCTTCCGCTGGTACACCGACGATTGGATGGGATGGATTCCAAGAATGTGATCAAGTATCTGTATTTGAGTCCATTACAAAAGAGACGGTAAGAGTTCCTCATCCGAGTAGGGTAGCCGACTGCTTACGAACGGCATTCCGTATTGCCTATGCTGAAAGAGGTCCTGTTCTATTTGACATACCGAGAGATTATTTCTTTGGAGAAATCGAAGAACAAATCTTGCAACCGCATCAATATCGAGTAGATAAACGAGGATATGGGGATTCTGATTCGATTGATGATGCAGTTCAATTATTAGCAAATGCAGAGAACCCTGTCATTATTTCAGGTAGAGGGGCTGTAGATGCGGATGGTATTGATCAAGTTCGAGAGATTGCTGAATATCTAACAGCTCCTGTCGCTGTGTCCTATATGCATAATGATGCTTTTCCTTGTGACCATCCATTAGCTGTTGGACCTATGGGGTATATGGGGTCCAAGGCAGCCATGAATACGTTAAAAGAAGCAGATGTTTTGTTAGCGATTGGAACGCGACTTTCTGTATTTGGTACATTACCTTGTTATGACATTGATTATTTCCCGAAAAATGCGAAAATTATTCAAGTTGATATTAATCATAGAAATATTGCAAGAACTCATCCAATTGAGGTGGGGATTATTGGAGATGCAAAAGAGGCTACTACTGAAATGACAAAAAGATTAAAAGAGAAGAAGCGTGAAATGAGCACAAACCACGACCGTCTCGCAAGGGTAGCAGAGGAGAAACAAAAATGGCAAGAAGAGCTTGAAGCGCTTGCTATGGTAGATGGTGAACCTATGAATCCACGTCGGGCCTTGTTAGAAATTTCGCGACTAGTACCCGAGAATGCGATTGTTACATCTGATATTGGTAATACTTCCTCAACATCCAATTCCTACTTGAAATTTACTCAACCTAGAAAGCATATAGCAGCTTTAACTTTTGGAAACTGCGGCTTTGCTTATCCAGCAGCTATGGGGGCAAAGAGAGGAGCACCAGATTGTCCTGTTGTTTCAATTGCGGGTGATGGCGCATGGGGAATGAGCTTACATGAGGTCAGCACGGCGGTAGAGCAAAATCTACCTGTCATCGCATGTGTTATTAATAACGGTGCTTGGTGTGCTGAAAAGAAAAACCAAGTTGATTTTTACAATAACCGCTTTGTTGGTGCTGACATTGAAGGACCTAATTTCGCTGAAGTTGCACAAAGCATGGGAGCTAGAGGTATTCGTGTCGATAACCCAGAAGACTTAAAATCGGCATTTGAGGAAGCATTGAAGTCTGGAAAACCAACTGTATTAGATATTCAAGTCGATGGCACTCAACTAGCTCCACCGTTTAGAAAAGATGCTTTAAAAATGCCAGTACGACTGTTGCCAAAATATGCCCATCTTGATCATAAAAATTGGTAA
- a CDS encoding selenium metabolism-associated LysR family transcriptional regulator: MNYEQLRTFLSVAEKKSFSETAKLLFLSQPTITSQIKSLEKHLNTSLFERSTKQVELTKSGELLYKYAKEIIKISESAEKEIVKLHGEIQGRLIIACSLTVGENVLPRLLGSFKKNYPLIDLSVDITNTNQILQKIKDHVLDLGLIEAPVEDPQLVLEPFMEDELVLIAKPGFFEKEKMNVSIEELVKLPLVLREKGSGTRTVMAQHLISGGLNPAHLNIVFELGSTEAIKSAVENGLGVSIISKSAIKKELRLQSLKAYSIKNILLSRHFYIVYHRDTVLKQTVEPFIQLIKDSKPDHFCIQEM; this comes from the coding sequence GTGAACTATGAACAATTACGAACGTTCTTGTCGGTCGCAGAGAAGAAAAGCTTTTCTGAAACAGCAAAATTACTATTTTTATCACAACCAACAATTACCTCACAAATTAAATCCTTAGAAAAACATTTAAATACAAGTCTTTTTGAAAGATCAACGAAACAAGTTGAACTTACTAAATCCGGGGAATTACTTTATAAATACGCAAAAGAAATTATTAAGATCAGTGAATCTGCTGAAAAAGAGATAGTAAAGTTGCATGGTGAAATCCAAGGGCGTTTAATTATTGCTTGCAGCTTAACAGTTGGTGAGAATGTTCTCCCGCGGTTATTAGGAAGTTTCAAAAAGAACTACCCATTAATTGATTTGAGTGTAGACATTACGAATACGAACCAAATTTTACAAAAAATAAAAGATCATGTATTAGATTTAGGGTTAATTGAAGCCCCTGTGGAAGACCCTCAGCTCGTACTTGAACCCTTTATGGAAGATGAGCTTGTACTTATTGCAAAACCCGGCTTTTTTGAAAAGGAAAAAATGAATGTTTCTATAGAAGAATTGGTTAAATTACCTTTAGTGTTACGTGAAAAAGGGTCAGGGACTAGAACGGTGATGGCACAACATTTAATAAGTGGTGGATTAAATCCTGCCCATTTAAACATTGTTTTCGAGCTAGGGAGTACTGAGGCTATTAAATCAGCAGTTGAAAATGGTTTAGGCGTGTCTATTATTTCTAAAAGCGCAATAAAGAAAGAACTACGATTGCAATCATTAAAAGCGTATTCAATTAAAAATATTTTACTTTCTCGCCACTTTTATATTGTTTATCATCGCGATACCGTGTTAAAACAGACCGTCGAACCGTTCATTCAGCTCATTAAGGATTCAAAACCTGACCACTTTTGTATACAGGAGATGTAG
- a CDS encoding BhlA/UviB family holin-like peptide produces MWEALIGYGIQTNVGIFGLLFIILLATVIWGVRWVMAMNNEREKRYIHVIDKQAESLKALAEIQRDVKEIKKYMYHKKE; encoded by the coding sequence ATGTGGGAAGCGCTAATAGGTTATGGAATACAAACCAATGTCGGGATATTCGGATTGCTTTTTATTATATTACTGGCGACTGTGATATGGGGTGTTCGCTGGGTAATGGCAATGAACAATGAAAGAGAAAAGCGCTACATTCATGTCATTGATAAACAAGCAGAAAGTTTGAAAGCTTTAGCCGAAATTCAAAGAGACGTAAAAGAGATTAAAAAGTATATGTATCATAAGAAGGAGTGA
- a CDS encoding nucleoside hydrolase — MKNVLLFTDPGIDDAFAILYCALHPDIKLVGVVACYGNVELEVATRNVHYILSLLDLEVPVFTGAHQPLSQVETEFFQHIHGVAGLGHKEPEKEMEDMLTNFSDLFQKIAEYDDLIIIEIGRLTSLAMAYMLGKRSMSNVKEIYVMGGAFHVPGNVTPIAEANFHGDPIAANVILHNLPIKLFPLNVTSDAVITEDMVDYILAHSPIEQIKPLIKSMYTFYYDFYKEIDPLASGPSIHDLIPVMCLTSPNIVDFVSRQVTVEISTGPGRGVSIADFRPRNEEQERESGDEIFHEIAVDLDYREFFYLFLETMVLGEGR, encoded by the coding sequence ATGAAAAATGTTCTACTATTCACTGATCCCGGGATCGATGATGCATTCGCCATTCTTTACTGTGCCCTGCATCCTGACATTAAATTAGTGGGAGTGGTCGCCTGTTATGGAAATGTAGAACTAGAAGTAGCTACACGCAATGTTCATTATATCCTTAGTCTTTTAGATCTCGAGGTTCCTGTGTTCACTGGGGCACACCAGCCTTTGTCTCAAGTGGAGACGGAATTTTTCCAACACATCCATGGAGTAGCAGGCCTTGGTCATAAGGAGCCAGAAAAAGAAATGGAGGACATGCTAACGAATTTTAGTGACCTGTTCCAGAAAATCGCTGAGTATGATGACCTTATTATTATTGAAATTGGTCGACTCACCAGCTTAGCTATGGCCTACATGTTAGGAAAACGATCAATGAGTAATGTGAAAGAAATTTATGTAATGGGTGGGGCGTTTCACGTTCCGGGAAATGTTACTCCTATTGCTGAAGCGAACTTCCATGGTGACCCTATTGCTGCAAATGTCATTCTTCATAACCTTCCTATAAAACTTTTCCCACTAAACGTAACCTCAGATGCTGTGATTACAGAAGATATGGTTGATTATATTTTAGCTCACTCCCCCATTGAACAAATCAAACCGTTAATTAAATCAATGTATACTTTTTATTATGATTTTTATAAAGAGATTGACCCTTTAGCATCTGGTCCCTCCATTCATGACCTTATTCCTGTTATGTGTTTGACTTCTCCAAACATCGTTGATTTTGTGAGTAGGCAAGTGACAGTTGAAATTAGTACGGGTCCTGGAAGAGGGGTCAGTATTGCTGATTTTCGCCCTAGAAATGAAGAACAAGAACGGGAAAGTGGGGATGAGATTTTTCATGAAATTGCAGTTGATCTTGATTACCGGGAATTTTTCTATTTATTTTTAGAGACAATGGTTTTAGGGGAAGGACGATAA
- a CDS encoding ring-cleaving dioxygenase yields MDKPIQGIHHITAIVGNPQENVDFYVDVLGLRLVKKTVNFDDPGTYHLYFGDKEGSPSTIMTTFPWDSARQGKIGTGQVGITSFVVPVGALSFWEERLTHKQIQYKKHERFGEEYLSFVDSHGLKLEIVARNQGEPSQWAYDDITPTEAIKGFGGAVLYTANPEATGDLLVDVMGLKKVGEDGSLIRFEAEGDLGNLIDLDSSITEYGGLGVGTVHHIAWRAANDESQLEWQSHLKNHGFQPTEVMDRQYFKSIYFREAGGVLFEIATDPPGFLWDEHVEELGSELKLPPWLEPARKKIENIVLPITTPKS; encoded by the coding sequence ATGGATAAACCAATACAAGGAATTCACCACATTACTGCCATTGTCGGGAACCCTCAGGAAAACGTTGATTTTTATGTCGACGTATTAGGGTTGCGCCTCGTGAAAAAAACGGTAAACTTCGATGATCCGGGAACTTATCACCTTTACTTTGGGGATAAAGAAGGATCTCCAAGTACGATCATGACGACCTTTCCTTGGGACAGTGCCCGGCAAGGGAAAATTGGTACAGGCCAAGTAGGGATCACGTCGTTTGTCGTACCGGTTGGAGCATTATCTTTTTGGGAAGAGAGATTGACGCACAAACAAATTCAGTATAAAAAACATGAGCGCTTTGGCGAGGAATATCTTTCATTTGTTGATTCGCACGGCTTAAAGCTTGAAATCGTCGCGCGAAATCAAGGCGAGCCAAGTCAGTGGGCCTATGATGACATTACACCAACTGAAGCAATTAAAGGCTTTGGTGGTGCCGTACTGTATACAGCGAATCCTGAAGCGACAGGGGATCTACTTGTCGATGTGATGGGATTAAAGAAAGTCGGTGAAGACGGGTCACTTATCCGTTTCGAAGCTGAAGGAGATTTAGGTAATCTCATTGATCTTGATTCATCAATCACAGAGTATGGCGGCTTAGGTGTTGGCACTGTTCACCATATCGCCTGGCGAGCAGCAAATGATGAATCCCAGCTCGAATGGCAAAGTCATCTAAAAAACCACGGCTTTCAACCGACAGAAGTCATGGACCGCCAGTATTTCAAATCGATTTATTTCCGTGAGGCGGGAGGCGTTCTTTTTGAAATTGCTACAGATCCGCCTGGATTTTTATGGGATGAACATGTCGAAGAGCTTGGTAGCGAATTGAAGCTCCCTCCTTGGTTAGAACCGGCTCGCAAAAAAATTGAAAATATCGTACTACCTATAACCACTCCAAAATCATGA
- a CDS encoding alpha/beta hydrolase translates to MKSIFEKRSENNPYTLLLLHGTGGDERDLLPIANMIDKEASILSVRGNVLENGMPRFFRRLREGVFDEEDLIFRTEELHTFLDEAAKEHGFDRRKVVAVGYSNGANIAGSLLYQYKNALRGAVLLHPMVPRRGLELPDLSNTPVFIGAGENDPICAPEETKELEEALTQAGANVDVFWANQGHQLTRDEIDHATRWYENVTKGE, encoded by the coding sequence ATGAAAAGTATTTTTGAAAAACGCAGTGAAAACAATCCATATACATTGCTTCTATTACATGGAACGGGTGGAGATGAACGTGACCTATTACCAATCGCAAATATGATTGATAAAGAAGCTTCCATTTTAAGCGTGCGAGGAAATGTCTTAGAAAACGGGATGCCTCGCTTTTTCCGAAGACTGCGTGAAGGTGTATTTGATGAAGAAGATTTGATTTTCCGAACGGAAGAGTTGCATACCTTTTTAGATGAAGCAGCGAAAGAGCACGGCTTTGACCGGAGAAAAGTGGTTGCAGTCGGCTATTCGAATGGGGCGAACATTGCAGGAAGCTTGCTTTATCAATATAAAAACGCACTTCGCGGAGCAGTTTTGCTCCACCCAATGGTACCGCGTAGAGGTCTTGAGCTTCCAGATCTGTCGAATACACCTGTTTTTATCGGTGCCGGGGAAAATGATCCGATTTGCGCTCCTGAAGAGACCAAGGAACTTGAGGAAGCGCTCACCCAAGCAGGTGCTAATGTTGACGTGTTTTGGGCTAATCAAGGTCACCAGCTGACTCGTGATGAAATCGATCACGCGACGCGCTGGTATGAAAATGTCACGAAAGGGGAGTAG